A window from Danio aesculapii chromosome 6, fDanAes4.1, whole genome shotgun sequence encodes these proteins:
- the c6h22orf23 gene encoding UPF0193 protein EVG1 has protein sequence MTCKYFCFPGIMASGSKYKEPGISHYRTDTRQLIQLMMQESRLTDFQQRQINNKLKNGGALPITFYPSPLEPNAPSETRVTRVRTLVGHQQKRSAERCRAGDNYRREQFQPSAARDLEKEKRQLQNLLSTGQKDAGPTHSQRESTERREQPVDRFQEVLDEIEDRRQFLEEMMSLGKGHQYQQLINTEISQKISELEEIDKKRSEELRTPKLTGKEEQQSKETDGEFSENIS, from the exons atGACTTGCAAGTATTTTTGTTTTCCAGGAATAATGGCCAGCGGATCAAAATATAAGGAGCCTGGAATCTCACATTATAGAACAGACACACGACAATTAATacaat TAATGATGCAAGAATCTCGTCTAACAGATTTTCAACAAAGACAGATCAATAATAAGCTAAAAA ATGGAGGGGCTCTTCCAATAACCTTTTATCCCAGTCCGCTTGAGCCAAATGCTCCTTCTGAGACCAGAGTTACAAGAGTGAGGACACTGGTTGGACACCAGCAGAAACGCAGTGCAGAAAGATGTCGTGCTGGAGATAATTACAGACGAGAGCAATTTCAGCCTAGTGCAGCAC GGGATCTAGAGAAAGAAAAGAGACAGCTACAAAATCTTCTTTCTACTGGTCAAAAGGATGCTGGGCCAACTCACTCCCAAAGAGAATCAACAGAGAGAAGAGAGCAACCGGTAGACAGGTTCCAAGAAG TTCTGGATGAGATTGAGGACAGGAGGCAGTTTTTAGAGGAGATGATGTCTTTGGGAAAAGGTCACCAGTACCAGCAGCTCATCAACACTGAGATTTCACAG AAAATCAGTGAGCTTGAAGAGATCGACAAGAAACGCAGTGAAGAACTAAGGACCCCAAAGCTAACTGGAAAAGAGGAACAACAAAGTAAAGAGACGGATGGAGAATTTAGTGAAAATATAAGCTAG